AGAACCGACCTGTTCAATCTGCCAGTTTGAAACTTTATTATTGGCCTTTGCCAAATCAAAGAGAATTTGTCTTCCCGCATTATCTTCGTAAGCATACCTATGGTAGCCGCATCGAAGTGTTGAAGTTAAATGCACATCGACATCATAGTCATCGAGATAAACCTGATAAAAGCCCGGCGCTGAACTTTCCCTCTCATGCGAAAATCGGGATCTAAATTTGTCGGAGGATTTTTGTCCACCATCCGAAAGAGGAAGAATTGGAATATTACAAAGGTTCCAATGGCCCTTATTGGTGTGCGTAAAACCGTAGATTAGCGTATCTTCATATTCATAACCCGCACCGGATCCATATTCCGTAATCGGACTCAGTTGTACCATCGCATTCGGCAACGAGCTGCCCGGAAAAGTAAGTCCGGCCCAAGATCGCCAACCTTCCGGTAACTCGTATCCTAAAATCTCAGGATCAGTAAGTGGTGCCGTACCGATAAAGGTGTTGACATAATCAGTATAGGATTTTTTGGTTTGACCTTCACTTACAGTTGAGGTAAGCAGTATTATTAAAATTATTGCTAAAAGGTTTTTAACTTGAATACGCATGGTTTTTTATTGGTTTTCCCAAACTTAGATAAAGTTATTTTCATATGCAAGATTGTGTCATAATATAATTCACATGCGGCACTTTGATCATGGTAAAACCAACTTGTTAAATTTTGAGACAATATTAAAATCGATAAATCTTGACCAGATAGACACTTGGGATATTTTAGACAGAATTACCAAAGAAATGAGAGTTCCTTGATTATACTCAAGCTCCTCTTAACGAATATCTTTCTATCATAAATTCGAAAAAAGGTTTTGTTTCTCAATAAAACGAAAGATTGACTACACAGGACTGGATACGAAAAAGCGCTTCTCTTCATGCCTTGTCAATACCTTTAGCCGATCACCTACTTGCATGACACCTGTTCCATGATGGATAAGGTTTTGGCCGAACATAGTTTTATTGTCTTTCATCCGATAGGTTGAGAGGGTTTTCAACGGCTCTTTCCCTTTCTCTGCGGTTTGCTGATCAATTGTAGTAAGAATACAACGTGAACAGAGTTTTACGCCGAAAAAATCAATATTGGCTACTTGAATATGCTTCATCAAGTCTTCTTCATAAGGTTCTCCTCCTCTGAAAACGATATTAGGCCGAAATCTGTTCATGGGTAACTGTACATCCAATCGACTGTTGAGGTCATCTAACGATGCTTGTCCTATCGCAAGAAATGGGTAACCATCGGCAAAAGAGGTAAAGTGCCCCTTCGATGCATAACGTGTATCCACTTGGCGATGCGTGTCATCAGGCATATAAATTAGTCGACATTTTAATCCTAAGGTTTCGCTGAACCACTGGTCGTAGGAAGAACCGAGGGTAACCCCTTTGCAAATATCGCCCCAAACCGTTACCTCTTCAATGGTTTGATGGTTATGTGGAAGAAAAGGTATATGGATATCACCCCTCATTGGATGCCTGGCCAACAGACCTGACGACTTGAGAGACATTTTGATTGAAGACATCTGCGGATACTGCCGCTGCGTAAGAGATCTATTCTGCTCATCAACGAGCATCCAACGTCTATCATATTTGAAGCCACGATCGGTAACTTCTGCCCGAGAAAGGGTAATCCCGCCCAGGGATTTAATCGGATAGATATATAGTTCACTGACGGTAAGCATAAATAGGTGCCCTTCTCAAGCAAACTTAAGCAAATTAGCTCGTAGATACAATGCTATTCAAATTATATAGTAGAACTAAAAGATAGCCTTACGGCAGTGTTTCACGAAAGGTGTTGGCTTTCGTATAATGATCCAAGTAACACATTAAGTATTACGAAACACTTCATAGATGATTTGCAGGAGTTGGTGGGTTTTTAGCAAAGCTTATTGTAACTTTTGAAAAGTTCGATTTTATAGTTGTAATACGGGAATTTAGCTATTTCAATTTACGGGGAGAAACGCCGAATTTCTTTTTAAATGCGCCACTGAAATGTTGTACCAAAGAATAGCCCAACCCCAGTGCAAGCTCAGCCGGGGTTTTCCGGTTGGCCAGCAATTCATTCTTGGCGATACCGAGACGTGTATCGGACAGATACCCAAATACGGTTGTACCGAAGGTTTATTTGAACCCTTTTTTCAGTTTGTATTCGTTGATACCTACCAATCTGGATAGTTCGGAAAGTGAAGGTGGATCATGTACATGTTCCAGCATGTATTCCCTTGCAAATTCAATACATTCCTTATCATAATCCGTTTTTATAATACTGTTGTCGGACTGAAAAGTGTTGGTACGTACCAGACATAAAAATGGAGAAAGGCAAACCCTCGTGGTCCATTTAAGGACCCTCAAGTTTAGCCTTCCTCCTGGGGATTGTTATAGAGGATCATGGATCACACAAAACAGGTTGGTCAACCTGAAATATGCGCGGGTTATGTTTATTTCTCAAAATGGTAGCCGCCAAAGTATTTCACCGGCGACCATGACGGTAACGGATCCGCGATCTTTGGCGAAAGATCACTATATTTATCTGAGCCGTAAACTACTCTTCCGCCTACTACGGTCAGCACAGATTGCAAGTTTTTAATCTGGTCATCAGGCACAGCAAAGTAATCATCACTCAGCAGCACGAAGTCTGCAAGATTTCCTGGTGCGATGCGTCCCTTGTCACTTTCCTGATACTCGAACCAGGCGGCACCGATGGTATATAATTTCAAGGCTTCTTCACGTGTCAGGCGGTTATCCCCAGCCAAAATGACGTTACCAGAAACGGCTTTGCCAGTCACTGCCCAACTGATCCCTATCCATGGGTTACCGGGAGAGACGCGGAAAGCATCCGATGTCAACGACAAAGGAATGCCGCTTTTTATCAAAGCCCTGAATCTTGGTGTGTACAAAGCTTTTTCTCTGCCATGGGTCTTTGCAAAAGCTTCTCCGTGCAGCGCCATTTTTGCGTCAAGAGCTATGCCGCCGCCTAATTTTTTTACCCTTTTGATATTTTCATCACTGATCGTTTCTGCATGTTCAATACTCCAACGCATGCCGTCCAGTGGTGTGGTCTTGACCACTTCTTCCATCGCGTCT
This Olivibacter sp. SDN3 DNA region includes the following protein-coding sequences:
- a CDS encoding MOSC domain-containing protein, encoding MLTVSELYIYPIKSLGGITLSRAEVTDRGFKYDRRWMLVDEQNRSLTQRQYPQMSSIKMSLKSSGLLARHPMRGDIHIPFLPHNHQTIEEVTVWGDICKGVTLGSSYDQWFSETLGLKCRLIYMPDDTHRQVDTRYASKGHFTSFADGYPFLAIGQASLDDLNSRLDVQLPMNRFRPNIVFRGGEPYEEDLMKHIQVANIDFFGVKLCSRCILTTIDQQTAEKGKEPLKTLSTYRMKDNKTMFGQNLIHHGTGVMQVGDRLKVLTRHEEKRFFVSSPV